The sequence below is a genomic window from Mesotoga infera.
TAATCCATACTTCACAGGACACCACTCTCTTTCATAGCTCTTTCAACGACCTTTCGATTCGAATGGGAGAGTTCGCAAAGAGGCAAGCGAAGTTCGTTTTGGCAATAGTTCATCAGGCTCAGGGCATACTTTACGGGTATGGGATTTGACTCGACAAAGAATGCTTTCATAATTGGGAGAAGCTCTAGATGCAAGTCCCTCGCTCTTTCGAGATCGCCGCCGAGAATAGACCGGATCATCGAAGATGTCTTCAGAGGGGCAGCATTCGAAATAACCGAGATAACACCGTCGCCGCCACTGCAGCAGAGATGAAAGGCCTGATCGTCGTTTCCCGACCAAACCTTGAGATCAGAATGATTTGCCTTTAGTCTTGAAAGAAGGTAGTCAACATTGTACTGGTCTCCACTTGCTTCTTTGACGCCGACAATGTTATCGAAATCCAGACATCTGATTATCGTATCGGGAAGCATGTTGGTTCCCGTTCTTCCCGGAACGTTGTAGATTATCACAGGTCCTTGCACCCGTGTTGCTATCTCTCCGAAATGCCTATAAAGACCTTCTTGGGTTGGTTTGTTGTAGTAGGGGACGACTACCAGTACGCCATCGGCGCCCTCATCAAAGGCTCTTGTTGACATCTCCACAGTCTTTTCCGTCGAATTCGTGCCCGTCCCCACAATCACCGGCACCGAGCCCTTTGACTCATTAACGGCAGTCTTTATCAGTTGAGTGCGTTCATAATCACTTATCGTTGGCGATTCTCCAGTTGTTCCAAGAACTATGAGGGCTTCAATTTTGCTCTCAAGCTGAAATCCAATGAACCTCTCGAATGCGTCGAAATCCACATCACCGTTCTTGAAAGGTGTTACTACCGCAGTTCCAGTTCCTCTGAACATTTCTCTACACCTCCTCCTAGAAAGGCAGCACCGTCTCTGAAGGTGACAGTAAGAACTCCTCCATTGGCCTGCAGGACTATCTTCTCACTGCCAGTCCTCCTGCTTTGAATCCATGCGACTGCTGTCGCACCGCTGCCACAGGCGCCCGTCTCTCCCTCGACGCCTCTTTCAAAGGTTCGTATTCTGAGCATGCCGTCTTCCATGACGCTGAAGACGTTTATGTTGGTGTCGTACAAGTGCCTCAGTGGAAGAAGAGCGTTCCAGTCGATAGCTTGCGTATCCCCCTCTATCACAAGATGCGGCACACCGACTACGACAATCTCCCCGTGATATTCTTCCTCCTTGAAACTTCCAAGAAATTTTGGCGATGGCATCCTAACGCTGACAACATCATCCACAAAGCCCAATAGACTTCCCGAGTAAGAGGAAAACTCGACCGTATCCCGGGCTTCCTTTTCGTGAATGAAGTGTACGAAAGTCCTCGCTCCGTTTCCACAAAAGGCGGCCCTATGACCATCACGATTGAAGTAATCCATGAAGTCTCTCTCCACGAAGATCGCGCCATCTCTGTCGTTAACGTACTTGAGAACAAGATCGCGCTTTCCTTCATCGCTCAGCTTTGTATCCCGCGAATCGACCACGAGAAACGTGTTTCCCGTTGCAGAGTAAAATGCGCCTTTCATCTCAAGTACCTCCCAAATGAGTTTTCATGATTCGAACTGCATTTGTTGCTGCCCCCACCCGAATGTTGTCGGCTACGTTCCAGAAGAGGAAGCGGTATCTGTCAAAGCCTCTCAGACGCGACACGAAAACCAGATCGGAACCTGCTACTTCGACAGGAGTCAGCCTTTCTTCACTGTAAACTACGTCTTCTGAAGACCCGATCTCTCTTCTAAGGTCCTCCAGTGAAAAGGGGCGGACCGTCTCACAGAAGACGGATTCAGAATGGCCGTAAACAACAGGAACCCTCACAGTTGTTGGCCAGACAGATATCGAATCGTCTCTGAAGATCTTTCGAGTTTCATGAACCATCTTCATCTCTTCGGTAGAAAAATTTGAATGGAGCAAATCCC
It includes:
- a CDS encoding 4-hydroxy-tetrahydrodipicolinate synthase, translated to MFRGTGTAVVTPFKNGDVDFDAFERFIGFQLESKIEALIVLGTTGESPTISDYERTQLIKTAVNESKGSVPVIVGTGTNSTEKTVEMSTRAFDEGADGVLVVVPYYNKPTQEGLYRHFGEIATRVQGPVIIYNVPGRTGTNMLPDTIIRCLDFDNIVGVKEASGDQYNVDYLLSRLKANHSDLKVWSGNDDQAFHLCCSGGDGVISVISNAAPLKTSSMIRSILGGDLERARDLHLELLPIMKAFFVESNPIPVKYALSLMNYCQNELRLPLCELSHSNRKVVERAMKESGVL
- the dapF gene encoding diaminopimelate epimerase; its protein translation is MKGAFYSATGNTFLVVDSRDTKLSDEGKRDLVLKYVNDRDGAIFVERDFMDYFNRDGHRAAFCGNGARTFVHFIHEKEARDTVEFSSYSGSLLGFVDDVVSVRMPSPKFLGSFKEEEYHGEIVVVGVPHLVIEGDTQAIDWNALLPLRHLYDTNINVFSVMEDGMLRIRTFERGVEGETGACGSGATAVAWIQSRRTGSEKIVLQANGGVLTVTFRDGAAFLGGGVEKCSEELELR